The following are encoded in a window of Natronoarchaeum philippinense genomic DNA:
- a CDS encoding MBL fold metallo-hydrolase — MAAGDVFEVTTGECEDLHYVDTGMYDSPEYGSVYVLDAERPAVIDTGIGTNYERVVDAIEEVGLSLDDIEVIAVTHVHLDHAGGAGFLARDCPNADVYVHEIGARHLADPERLVEGTKRAVGDQWEYYVEPRSIAADRIVELSDGDAIDLGDHELIAHHAPGHAPHQVVFEDPANDAVFTADAAGIWVPSLDQIEPTSPPSNFDLEAALDDVEMLQDLGVETLLFAHFGPCPADGVLDEYADVLAEWVDAVERERAEQADDEAVIEHFAGNVDPELVEVWGEHKTRAETAMNVRGVLGYLDQR; from the coding sequence ATGGCAGCAGGCGATGTCTTCGAGGTGACGACGGGCGAGTGCGAGGACCTACACTACGTCGATACCGGGATGTACGACTCCCCGGAGTACGGCTCGGTGTACGTGTTAGACGCCGAGCGCCCCGCGGTGATCGACACCGGGATCGGCACGAACTACGAGCGCGTCGTCGACGCGATCGAGGAAGTCGGACTCTCTCTCGACGACATCGAGGTGATCGCGGTGACGCACGTCCACCTCGATCACGCCGGCGGCGCGGGCTTTCTCGCGCGGGACTGCCCGAACGCCGACGTGTACGTCCACGAGATCGGCGCGCGCCACCTCGCCGACCCCGAGCGCCTCGTCGAGGGGACGAAGCGCGCGGTCGGCGATCAGTGGGAGTACTACGTCGAACCGCGCTCGATCGCCGCCGACCGGATCGTCGAACTCTCCGACGGCGACGCGATCGATCTTGGCGACCACGAACTGATCGCCCACCACGCGCCCGGCCACGCCCCCCATCAGGTCGTCTTCGAGGACCCCGCCAACGACGCCGTCTTTACCGCCGACGCCGCCGGCATCTGGGTGCCGTCGCTGGATCAGATCGAACCGACCTCGCCGCCGTCGAACTTCGATCTGGAGGCGGCGCTCGACGACGTGGAGATGCTGCAGGACCTCGGCGTCGAGACGCTGTTGTTCGCTCACTTCGGACCGTGTCCGGCCGACGGCGTGCTCGACGAGTACGCCGACGTGCTGGCCGAGTGGGTCGACGCCGTCGAGCGCGAACGCGCCGAGCAAGCGGATGACGAAGCCGTCATCGAGCACTTCGCGGGGAACGTCGATCCCGAACTCGTGGAGGTCTGGGGTGAGCACAAGACGCGCGCCGAGACGGCGATGAACGTTCGGGGCGTGCTGGGCTACCTCGATCAGCGATGA
- the serS gene encoding serine--tRNA ligase, with protein MLDRTLLREDPEQVRRAVEVKGVDGVDVDQIIALDEEWRELKARGDDLRHERNEVSRQIGEYKQSGEEEKAQEAIERSQELKDELEDVEDRADELKDEIDERMLELPNIPDEDVPVGDDEADNVEVDRWGFDELRDLPEEVIPHYDLGEELDVLDFERGAKVSGGGFQFVKGEGARLEHALIQFMLDVHREQEYLDVLPPIPVNSASMEGTGQLPKFDEDAYRIGSRQDDEIDDDDLWLLPTAEVPVTNMYRDEILLDDDLPIKHQAFSPNFRREAGEHGTETRGYVRVHQFHKIELVNFVRPEESYERLDELVEEAAEVLERLDLPYRVLEMCTGDMGFTQAKKYDIEVWAPGDDMEDGPEVGGRWLEVSSASNFEDFQARRAGLRYRPERHESADYIHTLNASGVAIPRVLVAVLEYYQNDDGTVTVPEALRPYMGGQEVIEGHDPVGESAVGAGEKE; from the coding sequence ATGCTCGACAGAACGTTGCTCCGCGAGGACCCCGAGCAGGTGCGCCGAGCCGTCGAGGTGAAAGGCGTCGACGGCGTCGACGTAGACCAGATCATCGCGCTCGACGAGGAGTGGCGCGAGCTGAAGGCCCGCGGCGACGACCTGCGCCACGAGCGCAACGAGGTCAGCCGCCAGATCGGCGAGTACAAGCAGTCCGGCGAGGAGGAGAAAGCCCAAGAGGCGATCGAGCGCTCGCAGGAACTCAAAGACGAACTCGAAGACGTCGAGGACCGCGCCGACGAACTCAAAGACGAGATCGACGAGCGCATGCTCGAACTCCCCAACATCCCCGACGAGGACGTGCCGGTCGGCGACGACGAGGCCGACAACGTCGAGGTCGACCGCTGGGGGTTCGACGAGCTTCGTGACCTGCCCGAGGAGGTCATCCCGCACTACGATCTCGGCGAGGAACTCGACGTGCTCGACTTCGAGCGCGGCGCGAAAGTTTCCGGCGGCGGGTTCCAGTTCGTCAAGGGCGAGGGCGCGCGCCTAGAGCACGCGCTGATACAGTTCATGCTCGACGTGCACCGCGAGCAGGAGTACCTCGACGTGCTGCCGCCGATCCCCGTCAACTCCGCGTCGATGGAGGGTACCGGGCAGTTGCCGAAGTTCGACGAGGACGCCTACCGCATCGGCTCGCGGCAGGACGACGAGATCGACGACGACGATCTCTGGCTCCTGCCGACCGCGGAGGTGCCGGTCACCAACATGTACCGCGACGAGATCCTGCTGGACGACGACCTCCCGATCAAACACCAGGCGTTCTCGCCGAACTTCCGCCGCGAGGCCGGCGAACACGGCACCGAAACCCGGGGATACGTCCGGGTCCACCAGTTCCACAAGATCGAACTGGTCAACTTCGTCCGTCCCGAGGAGAGCTACGAGCGCCTCGACGAGCTGGTCGAGGAGGCCGCCGAAGTGCTCGAACGCCTCGATCTGCCCTACCGCGTGCTGGAGATGTGTACGGGCGATATGGGCTTCACGCAGGCCAAAAAGTACGACATCGAGGTCTGGGCCCCCGGCGACGACATGGAGGACGGCCCCGAGGTCGGCGGGCGCTGGCTCGAAGTCTCCTCGGCGTCGAACTTCGAGGACTTCCAAGCCCGGCGCGCCGGACTTCGGTATCGCCCCGAGCGCCACGAGTCCGCGGACTACATCCACACGCTCAACGCCTCCGGCGTCGCCATCCCGCGCGTGCTGGTCGCGGTGCTGGAGTACTACCAGAACGACGACGGTACCGTCACCGTGCCCGAGGCGCTCCGTCCCTACATGGGCGGACAGGAAGTCATCGAGGGTCACGACCCGGTCGGCGAGTCGGCAGTCGGTGCGGGCGAGAAAGAGTAG
- a CDS encoding zinc ribbon domain-containing protein has translation MRYCHHCDAVVDPDAEVCDECGGDLFEPPEDLRADLDEDVEGEGDDADDTEADAEAAAVDDAEDEAGAAETDDEDADSEGADADNEDDDGFVDSLLAKFR, from the coding sequence ATGAGATACTGTCACCACTGCGACGCCGTGGTCGACCCCGACGCCGAGGTCTGTGATGAGTGTGGCGGCGACCTGTTCGAGCCGCCGGAGGACCTGCGCGCAGACCTCGACGAGGATGTCGAAGGAGAGGGCGACGACGCCGACGATACCGAGGCGGACGCCGAAGCGGCGGCTGTGGACGATGCCGAAGACGAGGCTGGCGCGGCCGAAACCGACGACGAGGACGCCGACAGCGAGGGAGCGGACGCCGACAACGAAGACGACGATGGCTTCGTCGACTCGCTGCTGGCGAAGTTCAGGTAA
- a CDS encoding nuclear transport factor 2 family protein: MASDSACDAFSVLPPETNVMATTEELVRTYYAALDEHAYDDLRGVLDPEFVQERPDRTFEDRESFVAFMRDDRPNADTTHEIDGVIVDDSRVVVEGRLFDSAGEELFRFADVHTVDDERIVHLRTYTQ, encoded by the coding sequence ATGGCTTCAGATAGCGCCTGCGACGCCTTTAGTGTCCTCCCACCGGAAACGAACGTCATGGCCACAACCGAGGAGCTCGTCCGCACGTACTACGCCGCCCTCGACGAGCACGCCTACGACGACCTGCGCGGGGTGCTCGATCCCGAGTTCGTGCAGGAGCGGCCCGACCGGACGTTCGAGGACCGCGAGTCGTTCGTGGCGTTCATGCGCGACGACCGCCCGAACGCGGACACGACCCACGAGATCGACGGCGTGATCGTCGACGACTCGCGCGTGGTCGTCGAGGGGCGGCTATTCGACTCGGCGGGCGAGGAACTGTTCCGATTTGCCGACGTTCACACCGTCGACGACGAACGGATCGTCCATTTGAGAACGTATACGCAGTAG
- a CDS encoding AMP-dependent synthetase/ligase: protein MNWREAERDFSDEVTRMTTLPRMFEASAERNENRPAQRYKGGVYDRSLTDSVLPAAPDDEFRSIPYAEMRSIVRHLAAGFRDLGVESGTRVGLFSDTRMEWAQSDFALLAAGGVVTTVYTGSSPRQAQYLLDDPGATGVVVENEELLDRVLAVEDELDLEFIVVIDEFDERDDAFDREDILTLADVHDRGAELFDPDEYESWLDERDPEDLASLIYTSGTTGQPKGVELTHHNFRSNVNQVYTRYGPRPDKGDVPAIDQTTQTVSFLPLAHVFERLAGHFLMFAVGACVAYAESSDTVQEDFQTVGPTTATSVPRVYEKMYDAIREQAQESDLKARIFEWATDVGRDYHEADSPGFVLEAKRKVADKLVFGQVKEALGGNVDFFISGGGSLSAELCALYHGMGLPIMEGYGLTETAPVVAVNPPEEPKVGTIGPPVVDAEVRVDESVVSQQKYEELPGDVGELLVKGPNVTSGYWNRPDETESAFVSDAALDAGGAGDAADAAASADDGESAEADGGAAAEASDDRWFRTGDVVHLRPDDYIEFKERAKQILVLSTGKNVAPAPIEDAFASSEVVEQCMVVGDGRKFVSAIVVPNLDGLQKWADSEGIDLPDDEDALADDERVRERIQREVDEVNENFETYEQIKKFRLVGQEFTEDNDLMTPTMKKKRRNILERFEPEIDSMYE from the coding sequence ATGAACTGGCGAGAGGCAGAACGGGACTTCTCCGACGAGGTGACGCGGATGACGACGCTCCCGCGGATGTTCGAAGCGAGCGCGGAGCGCAACGAGAACCGCCCCGCCCAGCGGTACAAAGGCGGCGTGTACGATCGGTCGCTGACCGACAGCGTACTGCCGGCGGCCCCCGACGACGAGTTCCGGTCGATCCCCTACGCCGAGATGCGCTCGATCGTCCGTCACCTCGCGGCCGGGTTCCGCGACCTCGGCGTCGAGTCGGGCACGCGCGTGGGCCTCTTCTCCGATACGCGCATGGAGTGGGCCCAGTCGGACTTCGCGCTGCTGGCCGCCGGCGGCGTCGTCACGACGGTCTACACCGGTTCCTCGCCCCGGCAGGCTCAGTACCTCCTCGACGATCCGGGCGCGACCGGCGTCGTCGTCGAGAACGAGGAACTGCTCGATCGCGTGCTGGCCGTCGAGGACGAACTCGATCTGGAGTTCATCGTCGTGATCGACGAGTTCGACGAGCGCGACGACGCCTTCGACCGTGAGGACATCCTGACGCTCGCGGACGTTCACGACCGGGGCGCGGAACTGTTCGATCCCGACGAGTACGAATCGTGGCTCGACGAGCGCGACCCCGAGGATCTGGCGAGTCTGATCTACACGTCGGGGACGACCGGCCAGCCCAAGGGCGTCGAACTCACCCACCACAACTTCCGGTCGAACGTCAACCAGGTGTACACCCGATACGGTCCCCGACCGGACAAGGGCGACGTACCGGCGATCGACCAGACCACGCAGACCGTCTCCTTTCTCCCGCTTGCCCACGTGTTCGAGCGCCTCGCGGGCCATTTCTTGATGTTCGCCGTCGGCGCCTGCGTCGCCTACGCCGAGAGTTCCGATACCGTACAGGAGGACTTCCAGACTGTCGGGCCGACCACCGCAACCAGCGTTCCGCGGGTGTACGAGAAGATGTACGACGCGATCCGCGAGCAGGCCCAAGAGTCCGATCTGAAGGCCCGGATTTTCGAGTGGGCGACCGACGTGGGACGGGACTACCACGAGGCCGACTCGCCGGGATTCGTGCTCGAAGCCAAGCGTAAAGTCGCCGACAAGCTCGTGTTCGGGCAGGTCAAGGAAGCACTTGGTGGGAACGTCGACTTCTTCATCAGCGGCGGCGGCAGCCTCTCGGCGGAACTCTGCGCGCTCTATCACGGCATGGGCTTGCCGATCATGGAGGGGTACGGTCTGACCGAGACGGCACCGGTCGTCGCCGTCAACCCGCCCGAGGAGCCCAAGGTCGGCACGATCGGCCCGCCGGTCGTCGACGCCGAAGTCCGGGTCGACGAGTCCGTCGTTTCCCAGCAGAAGTACGAGGAACTGCCGGGCGACGTGGGCGAGTTGCTCGTCAAGGGGCCAAATGTCACGTCGGGTTACTGGAACCGGCCGGACGAGACCGAGTCGGCCTTTGTCTCGGACGCCGCGCTCGACGCCGGCGGGGCGGGCGACGCCGCCGACGCCGCGGCGTCAGCCGACGACGGCGAATCAGCCGAAGCCGATGGCGGGGCCGCGGCCGAGGCGTCCGACGACCGCTGGTTCCGCACCGGCGACGTGGTTCATCTCCGTCCCGACGACTACATCGAGTTCAAGGAGCGCGCCAAGCAGATTCTCGTGCTGTCGACGGGCAAGAACGTCGCGCCGGCGCCGATCGAGGACGCCTTCGCCTCCAGCGAGGTCGTCGAGCAGTGCATGGTCGTCGGCGACGGCCGCAAGTTCGTCTCCGCGATCGTCGTCCCGAACCTCGACGGCCTGCAGAAGTGGGCCGACAGCGAGGGGATCGACCTGCCCGACGACGAGGACGCGCTGGCCGACGACGAGCGGGTCCGAGAGCGCATCCAGCGCGAGGTCGACGAAGTCAACGAGAACTTCGAGACCTACGAGCAGATCAAGAAGTTCCGGCTGGTCGGTCAGGAGTTCACCGAGGACAACGACCTGATGACGCCGACGATGAAGAAAAAGCGCCGCAACATCTTGGAGCGCTTCGAGCCCGAGATCGACTCGATGTACGAGTAG